The following coding sequences are from one Ignavibacteria bacterium window:
- a CDS encoding nucleotidyltransferase domain-containing protein yields MNGIVFNEQIKQEIVSRLTSNFKVKDIILFGSYAWGTPHEDSDIDLVVVLDEQGMAQSYKEYCDRRINVSRTIIDIRSKIPMDLLVYSKDEWSKLVDVDSYFIREINNNGVRLV; encoded by the coding sequence ATGAACGGAATAGTTTTCAACGAACAAATCAAACAAGAAATTGTTTCGCGCTTGACGAGTAATTTCAAAGTGAAGGATATTATTCTTTTCGGAAGTTATGCTTGGGGAACGCCGCATGAAGATAGCGATATTGATTTGGTGGTTGTGTTAGATGAGCAAGGAATGGCGCAAAGTTACAAGGAATACTGCGACCGAAGAATAAATGTATCTCGAACAATAATAGATATTCGCTCGAAAATTCCGATGGATTTGTTGGTGTATTCAAAAGACGAATGGAGCAAACTTGTTGATGTGGATAGTTACTTTATTCGGGAAATTAACAACAATGGTGTTCGACTCGTATGA
- a CDS encoding HEPN domain-containing protein: MKTKTTEWIEFAQRDISLAEDIMQEEYYANIVLFHCQQAIEKILKATLEEHSLTIPKIHNVLTLFDVLPGEVKTRLPLTREEFLPIEDIYIDMRYPSQHGILPSGFPTKEQAKEIFVIAKSIFDKVLAVLK; encoded by the coding sequence ATGAAAACAAAAACAACAGAATGGATTGAATTTGCTCAGCGCGATATTTCATTAGCAGAGGACATCATGCAAGAGGAGTATTATGCGAACATAGTTCTTTTTCATTGCCAGCAAGCCATTGAAAAAATATTGAAAGCCACGTTAGAAGAACATTCCTTGACCATTCCGAAGATTCATAATGTCTTAACACTCTTTGATGTATTGCCAGGAGAAGTAAAAACAAGACTACCACTTACCCGAGAAGAATTTCTTCCGATTGAAGACATTTATATTGATATGCGTTATCCTTCACAGCACGGAATTTTACCTTCGGGTTTCCCTACGAAAGAACAAGCGAAGGAAATTTTTGTGATTGCGAAAAGTATTTTTGATAAAGTGTTGGCAGTGTTGAAATGA
- a CDS encoding N-glycosylase/DNA lyase, protein MTNDQLPITIFELRRLYLKSKKPIQRRLNDFAKIKPSEYFYELAYCLLTPQTKAESADKAIRVLKEKDFQHEDFPLEDILRSKEFYIRFHNTKAKHLRALKEDFANHFSEISKEKSPYELREYLVKNVLGMGYKESSHFLRNIGKRELAIIDRHILKGLLRCGVLQSLPKTLSRKTYLEIEQQFLAFSKKVKISMDELDLLFWSMVTGEILK, encoded by the coding sequence ATGACGAATGACCAATTACCAATTACTATTTTCGAGTTACGAAGGCTTTATTTAAAGTCGAAGAAACCAATCCAACGACGATTAAATGACTTCGCAAAAATAAAACCAAGCGAATATTTTTACGAACTTGCCTATTGCTTACTCACGCCGCAAACAAAAGCTGAAAGTGCTGATAAAGCAATTCGTGTGTTGAAAGAAAAAGATTTTCAACACGAGGATTTCCCACTCGAAGATATATTACGAAGCAAAGAGTTTTATATTCGTTTTCACAATACAAAAGCAAAACACTTGCGAGCACTGAAAGAAGACTTTGCGAATCATTTTTCTGAAATTTCAAAAGAGAAATCACCGTACGAATTGCGAGAATATTTAGTGAAGAATGTTTTAGGAATGGGATACAAAGAATCATCGCATTTTCTTCGCAACATCGGCAAACGCGAATTGGCAATTATTGATAGACATATTTTGAAAGGGTTGTTGCGTTGCGGAGTTTTGCAATCGCTACCAAAAACACTTTCGAGAAAAACATATTTGGAAATTGAACAACAGTTTCTCGCGTTTTCCAAAAAAGTAAAAATCTCGATGGACGAACTCGATTTACTTTTTTGGAGTATGGTAACGGGGGAAATACTCAAGTGA